The nucleotide window CGCGACGCGCCGCCGCCACCAGCTTGTTGCCGATCACGAGCAGACGGAAATCGTGGCCCGGGATATAGCGCTCGATGATCACGTCGCGGCAGATGTCCTGCGCGACCTCGAACGCCTTTTCAATTTCCTCGCGCGTGCGCAGGCGCACGGCCACGCCCTTGCCCTGATTGCCGTCGCGCGGTTTGACGACGACGGGGGCATCGATTTCCTGCACCAGCTTCCACGCATCTTCGATGTCGTGCACGGTACCGCCAAGCGGCACCGGCACGCCGGCCGCGTGCAGCAGCGTCTTGGTCAGGTCCTTGTCCTGTGCGATCGATTCGGCCACCGCCGACGTCCGGTCGGTTTCGGCGGCCTGAATGCGACGCTGCTTGCTGCCCCAGCCAAACTGCACCATCGAGCCTTCGGTCAGGCGGCGATAGGGGATGCCCCGAGCGACGGCGGCGTATACGATCGACCCGGTCGACGGGCCGAGACGCACATCTTCGTCGAGATCGCGCAGGCGGTACAGGGCGTCGGGCAGATCGAAGGGCGTATCTTCGAGTGCGGCGTTGATGAGTTGCTGCGCCAGATCGAACGCCAGGCGGCCGACCGGCTCCTCGCTGTACTGCACCACGACCTGGAACGTGCCGGGCTCGATGGTTTGCGTCGTCTGGCTGAACGTGACCGGACAGCCGGCGGCGGCTTGCAGGTGCAGCGCCGTGGTGGCGAGCGCGTCGGCGAGCGACACCGGACGCTCCTCCGCGTCGGGCGTGAGCGCGGGCAACTCGGGGAAGCGGGCGCGCAGGCGGGCCTCGAAACCGGCCAGATTGCCGATCGAGTATTCCAGATCGGTGCAGGTCACGATCGCCTCGATGGCGGTGTGACGGCTCCAGAGGTTCGGACCGCGCAGCGCGCGGATACGGGAGACTTCCATAAATTGCAATCCCTGTCTGTCCACTTCGCGTCCCTGTATACCGGTTGGTTGGCGAGAAAAAACGACTGTGGCTTGGGTGTTCGGTAACTAACTAACAGGCGCCTCGGAGACGGCGGCGCGGGACGCGCCCGCGAACCGCCGCTCAGGCGCGGCAACGGCTCGTGGGCGTCAGGCGGCCATGGCCCGCATCGGTTGACCCATCCACAGATGCACGAGATCGAGCATCGCGGCAGCACCGCCTTCGTCGGCCTGCAGCAAGAGCAAATCGCCGCTCGCCAGTTCGGCCAGCGCCGCTTCGGCCGCCGTGCGGCGGGTGCCGGCGTCGACCACTTGCACCTTGCGCTCCACCGCTTCGATGCCGGTGCGAAGCTGGGCGCGCGATTGCGCCAGCCCGCGCTTGCGGGACACGCTCAAGTCGTCGCACAGCACTACGCGCTCGAAGGTCTGGCCGAGCAGGCGGCCTTCGGCTTGCAGGTCTTCGTCCATGCGGTCCAGACCCGGGCCGTAGACCGCGATGCGGCGCTCGGCAGGCAGGGTGGCCAGCGCGTCGACCAGTGCCTTGAGCGCCGGCGCGTTGTGTGCGTCGTCGACCACGACCGTGGCGCCTTGCTTCTCGAACAGCGTAAAGCGGCCCGGTGCGTCGACCTGGCCGACGTCGAACGTCGTCACGCCTGCGCGCAGGACTTCGAGCGCCACGCCCATGGACCACGCGGCAGCCACGGCGGCGAGCACGTTCTCGACCTGGAAACCGACCCGGCCGGCATACGTCAGCGGCATGTTTGCCGTGGCGCCCACGCCGACTTCCTCCGTTCCCGTCGCGAGCACCACCTGGCCGTCACGCACGAACACGGTGCGCTTGCCGGCGGCACGGTGCTCGGCGATGGCGGGCAGATGCTCGTCCAGCCCGAAAAAGATCACGTCGCCGTCGCAGAGCTCGGCCATTTCCACGACCAGCGGATCGCGGGCATTGAGCACGGCCACGCCGTCGGGCAGCACGACATCGACCTGGGTGCGCATTACGCTGAACATTCGGTCGACGTCTTCGACGAAATACTGACCCAGATGGTCCGGGCGATCGATGTTCGTCACGATGCCGACCTGGCAGCGGTCGTAGGCGAGGCCTTCCGAGAGAATGGCGGTGTTGTCGTTTTCGAAGACGGCAGCGGTCACGCTGGCGTTCATCAGCACGCGGTTCGCGGCGTCCCAGTTTGCGCGGTCGCCACTCTGGACAAGGCGCTTGTCGAGGAACAGGCCGTCGCTGCATGCCAGACCGGTGTGCTCGCCCGCCAGTTGCAGCAGGTGCGCGAGCAGACGGGCCGTCACGGTCTTGCCGTTGGTGCCGGTAATGCCGACGACCGGAATGCGGCCGCTGTCGCCGTCGGGGAAGAGGTGATCGACGATAGCCCGGCCCACGGGGCGTGGCGAGCCGTCAGCCGGCTTCAGATGCATGAGCAGGCCCGGCCCGGCGTTGACTTCGACGATGGCGCCGCGCTGCTCGGCGAGCGGGCGGGAAATGTCTTCGGCCACCAGATCGACGCCGGCGATGTCCAGCCCGACGATACGTGCGGCAAGCGAGGCGTGCGCGGCCACGCTCGGATGCACGCGGTCGGTGACATCGAACGCAACGTTGCCGTTGCGCTGGATCAGCACGTTCTTGCCCTCTGGCGGCACCGAGTCGGCGTCGAAGCCCTGACGCCGGAGTTCGAGCCGCGCGGACGAATCGATGCGCACGCGATTGAGCGGCTGGTCCTCGGCGCTGCCGCGACGCGGGTCACTGTTGATCTGGCGCTCGATGAGTTCCAGAATGGTGTGCTGGCCGTCGCCGACGACCGACGCCGTTTCGCCCATGGCAGCCGCCACGACGCGTCCGCCCACCACCAGCAGGCGGTGCTCGAGACCCGGCACGAAGCGCTCGACGATGACGCCGTTGCCTTCTTCGAGTGCCACCTCGAACGCTGTGGTGACTTCTTCTCGCGTGGTGAGATTGATGAACACGCCCCGACCGTGGTTGCCATCGTAAGGCTTCACGACGACCGGCAGGCCGATGTCTTCGGCCGCTTCCCACGCGTCTTCGGCGCTGTCGACGAGCCGGCCTTCCGGCACGGGCACGCCGCACGATTCGAGCAGTTGCTTGGTGAGGTCCTTGTCGCGCGAGATGCTCTCGGCGATGGCCGGGGTGCGGTCGGTCTCGGCCGTCCAGATGCGGCGCGCGGCGGCGCCGTAGCCCAGTTGCACGAGATTGCC belongs to Pandoraea pnomenusa and includes:
- the cphA gene encoding cyanophycin synthetase, producing MKKKDIEIFDVLSLRGPNMWTYRPVLEAWVDIGELEDFPSNKIPGFPERLSAWLPTLIEHRCSIGERGGFLQRLREGTWPGHILEHVTLELQNLAGMPGGFGKARETPIRGVYKVIVRAWHEDVTRAALFAARDLVMAAIEDRPYDVEAAVEHLRGLVDKHCLGPSTACIVDAADDRDIPHLRLSDGNLVQLGYGAAARRIWTAETDRTPAIAESISRDKDLTKQLLESCGVPVPEGRLVDSAEDAWEAAEDIGLPVVVKPYDGNHGRGVFINLTTREEVTTAFEVALEEGNGVIVERFVPGLEHRLLVVGGRVVAAAMGETASVVGDGQHTILELIERQINSDPRRGSAEDQPLNRVRIDSSARLELRRQGFDADSVPPEGKNVLIQRNGNVAFDVTDRVHPSVAAHASLAARIVGLDIAGVDLVAEDISRPLAEQRGAIVEVNAGPGLLMHLKPADGSPRPVGRAIVDHLFPDGDSGRIPVVGITGTNGKTVTARLLAHLLQLAGEHTGLACSDGLFLDKRLVQSGDRANWDAANRVLMNASVTAAVFENDNTAILSEGLAYDRCQVGIVTNIDRPDHLGQYFVEDVDRMFSVMRTQVDVVLPDGVAVLNARDPLVVEMAELCDGDVIFFGLDEHLPAIAEHRAAGKRTVFVRDGQVVLATGTEEVGVGATANMPLTYAGRVGFQVENVLAAVAAAWSMGVALEVLRAGVTTFDVGQVDAPGRFTLFEKQGATVVVDDAHNAPALKALVDALATLPAERRIAVYGPGLDRMDEDLQAEGRLLGQTFERVVLCDDLSVSRKRGLAQSRAQLRTGIEAVERKVQVVDAGTRRTAAEAALAELASGDLLLLQADEGGAAAMLDLVHLWMGQPMRAMAA